TAAATCTTATATACATCTATTTCCTTTGAGAATTCCTCTGTAAGGCTTTGGAATTCTGATACACTCTTAGTAAGATTTTTTATTTCATCAGTGTATGTTGTAACACTTGAACTTACTTCCTGTGATGAAGCAGAATTTTCCTCAGCAATTGCAGCCAAAGACTCTATCTTATCATAAATATGCGATGTTGCCTCTATCTGAGAGTGAAGCCTTTCTGCTGTTTCCACTACCTTTTCTGTTACTTTTTGTATGTCTGAGTTTGCAGTACTACTTTGTTCAACTGCTGATGCAAGTGCTGTGTTTTCCTCACTTAACACCTCAAATTGGTACTGAACATCCCCTACTAGTGATTCTATCTCACCTATAAATTCTCCTAAATTGTCCTTTATTCTATGAACTGCATCACTTGATTGTTCTGCAAGCTGTCTTACTTCATCTGCAACAACTGCAAATCCTCTTCCTTGCTCTCCAGCTCTTGCTGCTTCAATAGAAGCATTTAATGCTAGTAGATTAGTTTGTGACGCTATATTATCAACAAATCCAACTATATTTGTTATTCCATTTGCTTTATCCTTAAGTGCTATACTACTATTTTTCACACCTTCAAAACTAACAAGTATATCTTGAAGTTTATTCGCAGTTTCCATAACCCTTTTAAAGCTTTCCTCTATTGTAGTAACCCCTCTTTCAAGGTCCTGTTTGTTTTCATTTTCAATATCAACAATATGCTTTATTTCTTCTATGTTGTTGTTTAAAAGAGCTACAGATCCTTCTGTCTCCTCAGCCTGCATAGTTGATGCACAAGAGAGCTGCTCAACAACACTTGATATTTCATTTGAAGTATTATCCATTCTTGTAGCTATTGAACTTAGTCCCTTACTAAAGGTATTCATTTCATCTGTAAGTCCTTTAAACCCTACAAAATCAGCTCTTACCTTCTTTTTGTAGTTTCTAAGAACATCATAAAGATCCTCAAATTCATCCCCTGTTATCATTTCTACATCTTCTGCATAGTTATTTCCTTCAAGCTTATGAATTTCTTCTCCTAAAAGGCTAAGTGGACCTTTAGCTAGAAGTTTAAATGCTATAGCAGGTGATACAAATGCACTTATAAATTCTGCGACCTTTAATAACCATCCCTCGAATAAGATTGCACTTCCAAGTGATAGGATAATAAATAAAAACAGTGAAAGAAATGATACTTTAAATCCTACACTCCTAATAAAACCGAAACTCATTATATTATTTATTTTAAAGGACTTTTTAGTATATATATCCCTACTAAATTTAACTTCTACTGACAGAAAATCACTTTTTCTCTCAATTTCTTTTACTTCTATTGTTTCATTAAAATGCTTTGCTGCACCATTTATAAGACCTAAGAAGTAATCAAACATACCTCTCTTTGATGAATAGGTAAATAAAGCTTCCCTACTTGATATAGGTTCTATATTTAGAATAGGAGGCTTTGCCCCAGGTACTTTTTTCACAACTACAACATGTACATCATACATTGATTTAAAGAATTGATAAAGTGTGTCATGCTTAAAAAAAGCTGGATAATCCTTTGCAAAGGATACTAGATTTTCTTGTCCA
The nucleotide sequence above comes from Clostridium cylindrosporum DSM 605. Encoded proteins:
- a CDS encoding heme NO-binding domain-containing protein, giving the protein MKALVVSTWMKSIERMYGEEVLAKALESAGINKDKAFTPFEDIEDSKVQTMMNTISKQKNISLASLWNSIGQENLVSFAKDYPAFFKHDTLYQFFKSMYDVHVVVVKKVPGAKPPILNIEPISSREALFTYSSKRGMFDYFLGLINGAAKHFNETIEVKEIERKSDFLSVEVKFSRDIYTKKSFKINNIMSFGFIRSVGFKVSFLSLFLFIILSLGSAILFEGWLLKVAEFISAFVSPAIAFKLLAKGPLSLLGEEIHKLEGNNYAEDVEMITGDEFEDLYDVLRNYKKKVRADFVGFKGLTDEMNTFSKGLSSIATRMDNTSNEISSVVEQLSCASTMQAEETEGSVALLNNNIEEIKHIVDIENENKQDLERGVTTIEESFKRVMETANKLQDILVSFEGVKNSSIALKDKANGITNIVGFVDNIASQTNLLALNASIEAARAGEQGRGFAVVADEVRQLAEQSSDAVHRIKDNLGEFIGEIESLVGDVQYQFEVLSEENTALASAVEQSSTANSDIQKVTEKVVETAERLHSQIEATSHIYDKIESLAAIAEENSASSQEVSSSVTTYTDEIKNLTKSVSEFQSLTEEFSKEIDVYKI